The genomic segment TTACACTAATGTAAATGGATCCTTCTATGACGTGTTTAACATTTTTGATGAAACTATATATGGACATAAGTAATGGGATACGAGCGAATTAGGATCATTCAAATACATGAAAATCCCAAGCATCTAACAACATGAGTTTAGATTGATTCGTTTACGCAGAAAATTGTAGGACATCGTTTTTAGCCGTTGATGTTGTTTCAGAATGATATGATCCTCGAAGATATTTTCGGTCATGAATATTACTTTGGTGATctatcataaataataaaataaaaaagtgctTGATGCCTTTAGACTTATTTAAAGGTCGAGTTATCCattcaaacttgaaaatttgtCCGATATTTGAGAAGATTTTGATCAAAAAGTTAGATCCAACATTGCCTAAatctatattaaatttatatgaggaaaattatatatacaatataatgtaaatatttaaaaatatattgtatatatttaaattttaataaataaaattactaaatttgatattaaataaaaGCCTTCAGATTccatcaaaaactaaaaaaagttattttttatcgTTGAACTTAGTACAGGCTTTTTAGTCTATTTTGGCATTTGAACTTGataatttagttcattttgtctccaaacttaaaaaataaaaaatttacttagTCGGTTCAATCTATTCAATTGTTGATTTTTGTCTCAATTTTCGATTTTTACCAATTTCAAACAGTTTTCAATCAATCGATTCAATTCTGGTATGTTATATCGAGCAGTTCTCAATCCTTCTAATCCAAGCCTATTCTAAAAACACTAATCACATAATAAAATCTTTATAAAATCAAAGTCTAGGAACCAAAACAGATATAGGGAAAAATTATAAATGCCAAAACGAaactaattatcaaatttaaaataataataataaagttaataaaaattaataaaattaaaagagtttcaattaatatggataaatttaaataaaatttagtactcatattaaatttaaataaatacgTGTGATATTAATACCATGACCAAAGATGAGCTTGATtggatgaaaatataaaaaaataaaaagatggaaagaaaaagtgaaaataaaagaaaattggaCTACGCTTGGTTAAAAGAGAGaattgagaaatatatatattatttcaaaattatatatttttccatCTTTCCAGCTTTTTATCTTTCCTACCAAGCAtaggaaaaattatgtttttcatcCTTTTAGTTTTTTACCTTTCAAGTTTTCATCCTTATAATTTTCCTTTCACTCTATCAAGCAAAGCCtacaaaaatacattaaaaaaaaaacatctcTATAGACATTTTAATGGTTTGTTAAgcaattaaaaacattaatttcacagaataaaataaaacaaaacccaGATTTGTTCATAATTTTTGGAGCTTATACCTACCGCCATCTTTTAAAGAAGACGACGATGATGAAGTTAAGCCGTTGCGGTTAAACTCGGCTTTGTCTTTATTAAATGCTTTCTGCACATCGTCCTTCAGCTCCCTGAAACGCGATCTCTTTAACTTTTGCTCCTCGAGGCTGCCCCGCTCGAGGTAAAACAAATCGGGAAGGTCGTCTTCCATGAACTTATCTAGCACTTCCGAGCAATGCGGGAAATAACGCCGACCCATTTCAACTGTGGAAAAACAAGCACATTGATTAAGAATCACATGATTTAAACCGAACATGGAAATGGAAGATCCACATATAAGGGTATTTTGATCACCTGTTTTCATAAGGGCTTCCATCCTCGCAAGAAGTCGTTTCTTCTGCATTACAGGCGTCTCGTTCAAGTCAACTTGACTTaagttcccgtttgaaccttttGATGAGAGACCAGAAAACTCGGAGGTTCTCTCCGCATGTGCGATGTCCATGGCAAGTTTCGCTTCACTTGGGAAAAGTAACCTTGCAAATGCCACTGCAATAGATGACAATACTTAGAGCTAACCTTCTAAGAATATGGACTCGTAACGAATCAAATGAATTCTTGATGTGTAAGCCGATGATTTCAAACGAGCAAAAACTATATCTTAGACCAATTTATCAAGGGAGCATGCACAATAGCGGAGATAAAGAGCCTCGGGAGATCCCGACGTAGAGTAATACCTCGGTTCTCTAGGTATAGAAGTCGCATGTGCATATCATCAGCCATTGTATGGGAAGTAACTGAAACATCTCCGGCCATAGGATTTCTCCTCATTTCTCTCTCCAAAACATCGATGCATATCCGATCTTTATTTGTTTCCTTCCCTTGCTCCGTTTTCGCGTGATAATCCTTCGGTCTCGTCAATCTCTGGCAGATGTTAAAAGCACTTCGTCCATCCAACGTCAACTCCGAAGCAGATGCCCCTTTTGCTAAAAGTGACATTATCACCGACGGTTCTTTACGCATTGCAGCTATGTGAAGAACCGTATAACCACGAGAGTTTCGTCGATTGACATCAGCCAGACGTAGGGCAAGAATCTCAGAAACAACCTTGGGATCACAATACGCTGCGGCGTAATGGAGGGCAGTGGCATCATCCAAAGTTACATCGGACTCGGTTAAAAGCAGTTTAACAAGCTCAACATCGTCGGAGTCTAAAGCTTTTTGTATTCTCCGGATTTGTTTCTCTCTCAAAGGAACAACCACTGCCTCACCATCTTCAGCTTCAGTGGGAGGCTTGCAGCGAAGTAACCGAATGCTCTCCGCAACTTCATAAGGAAGCTCTTTCTCGATGGAGATGCTATCAAGATCCGACCTTGTCACTCTATCAACACATTGAGAAACAAGCTGACTGCATTGACAATGGAAAGCAACCACAAGGATCGGAATAATGTCTTCTACGAGAGCCTTATCCACGAAATTAAGAAGCCGTCGCTGCAAATATATACACAGATAGAATATCAATATACATTCATTTGGCCTAATCAAGCTAAAAGTTTGCCAAAATTCATCCATGATTCTCCATTTCAGTTACTATATGAACTTAATAGCTTCCTATTAGGTTAAACATCCTCACAATGTGCATTTAGAAAGGGTTAATTGCAGCAACAGTCTCTAAACTACAACTCAAATTCTAAATTGGTCTCTAGACTCCAAAACTTTCTAATCAAGTCTCAAAGAGTCAGTATTATATTGATCAGGTCCTTCCATCGGCCTAACCATTGGTTTACACCTTAATTGCCGGTTTGGATTTGAGGAGTATTTTAAACTACATGAAGCAAATTGTAAACACGCATGCGTAACTTGGATAAAAAAGATGATGActacaattttaaaaagtttttctttcttctaaCACATTGAATCTAAGTTGTTCACTCATGTGCTTTAAATATACTCCATAACATATTTAAACTAACATCTAACACCCAAGTTAGTGACGAGGCTTACGAAAGTAGCTAGTGGATACGATATTGATACTTCAAGGACTCAATTTCAACATTTAAAGTTCAGGACCAATTGAGGGCCTGAGTTGTAGTTTAAGACATCTAGTGCAACTAACACTTTAAAAGTGCTAAATTTCAATACTTTAAAACATGATAAGTCATCATTTAAAGTAAATGGGCTAAATTAGAGGGACTAATTAGCTTTCCAACCTATAGTATAAGGACTCCTCAAGTAATTTAACCCTTTCTATTAAGAACCCACAGGCAATAATCTGTTAAAGCATTCAACATACCAAAAAAATTCACGCATCTAAACATATATTTACTGCAATTATACACAAATTTACTAAAAATGAACTAGAAAACCCCCCCTTTACTGACCTGAAAAAGTGAAACCATCTCAGGTATTTGAAATATAGAAGAAGCATACATCAATTCCACAGCAAAATCGATGGCGGGTCGACAAGCATCATGTGCACAGTGTGTATCAACACAAGTGGAAACCTCCATGGGAGAAGCTTTAAGCTTCCCAGTATATAAATAGCTCAAGAAAACTTGAAAAGCTTCAAGCCCAATCTTACCATAAGGCAAGAACTCATTCATGTTATAACTGGGTTTCCCTTCTTTTTCAACACACCCATTATTATTGTTCTTTTTGTCAAAAAGCTCCTTAAAGAACTTACTTCGAACAGCTAATATGCATCTATGAACACCTACCGAAACACCTTCAACCACTACGTCGGCGTCGCTAAACGGCGGTGAATTGTCGGAAACGAGGTGTTCTAAGCTGGAACTAAGCTTGGTCAAGCTTATAACCTCGAGGGTAGCAGCAGCAGCACTGGTTTCATGAGTGATTGAACCATTTGAGAGATGAGATGATGAACTGAAGCTTAAAGATGATGATGGTTCAGATAAATTAGCCATTTAAAGATAAaaacaaaagtaaataaaataaaatactattgatctttatatgaaaatttgaagaaCCCAGATTGGATTTTTTGTTGGTATTACTATTTTGTAAGGAA from the Gossypium hirsutum isolate 1008001.06 chromosome D09, Gossypium_hirsutum_v2.1, whole genome shotgun sequence genome contains:
- the LOC121220834 gene encoding BTB/POZ domain and ankyrin repeat-containing protein NPR1, whose protein sequence is MANLSEPSSSLSFSSSSHLSNGSITHETSAAAATLEVISLTKLSSSLEHLVSDNSPPFSDADVVVEGVSVGVHRCILAVRSKFFKELFDKKNNNNGCVEKEGKPSYNMNEFLPYGKIGLEAFQVFLSYLYTGKLKASPMEVSTCVDTHCAHDACRPAIDFAVELMYASSIFQIPEMVSLFQRRLLNFVDKALVEDIIPILVVAFHCQCSQLVSQCVDRVTRSDLDSISIEKELPYEVAESIRLLRCKPPTEAEDGEAVVVPLREKQIRRIQKALDSDDVELVKLLLTESDVTLDDATALHYAAAYCDPKVVSEILALRLADVNRRNSRGYTVLHIAAMRKEPSVIMSLLAKGASASELTLDGRSAFNICQRLTRPKDYHAKTEQGKETNKDRICIDVLEREMRRNPMAGDVSVTSHTMADDMHMRLLYLENRVAFARLLFPSEAKLAMDIAHAERTSEFSGLSSKGSNGNLSQVDLNETPVMQKKRLLARMEALMKTVEMGRRYFPHCSEVLDKFMEDDLPDLFYLERGSLEEQKLKRSRFRELKDDVQKAFNKDKAEFNRNGLTSSSSSSLKDGGRYKLQKL